One Sphingobacteruim zhuxiongii DNA window includes the following coding sequences:
- a CDS encoding RagB/SusD family nutrient uptake outer membrane protein translates to MKNLITRYTIMIAGFVTLLSCNDDFLERQPLDEVGADSYFTKPLDLEIYMNQYYNASFFPKYPNHGGDYNSDNMVASVPDIRLQGTRTVTTTGTIGFGNVRSLNYFLTEYKKLEGKHNFDTYKQYVGEAYFFKALTYFSFLKTYGDIPWVDVVYGTTSPELYSSRTARNIVADRILGCLDTAVMYLSADKTNGYSRVNKWMALLVQSRVALYEGSWQKYHNGTPFGVQNANPNKYFEIAVKAAGDLMNSGLYSTYNTGKPTTDYYDLFTKRDYTGNPEVLFWRRYDNDLSRGDADFTNDRNFRMAQPTGRSMAKETVDQYLCTDGRPITGNSLFGGYTTISQEFENRDPRLRQTIATPDQVWKIAANGTSQNWSVVYNTLNSKADLESPSGYVIQKGYDPHVIYHVQQYEETPSILFRYAEVLLNYIEAKAELGSATQADIDKTIKPLRDRAGMPNLLVGSIPNDPKWDFPTLSPLLNEIRRERRIELVGEGFRWDDIARWAAADELIVGKRPKGFLASQIATNPFSVDQNGFLDPYQKAVPTGYGFKLGRDYLTSIPESEIVLNDKLTQNPGW, encoded by the coding sequence ATGAAAAACTTAATAACACGATATACAATTATGATAGCAGGTTTTGTGACTTTGCTATCCTGTAACGACGACTTTTTAGAACGTCAGCCACTCGATGAAGTTGGAGCAGACAGTTACTTCACCAAGCCTTTGGACTTAGAGATCTATATGAATCAATATTATAATGCTTCTTTTTTTCCTAAATATCCAAATCATGGAGGTGATTATAACAGTGACAATATGGTCGCATCTGTTCCAGACATTCGACTTCAAGGTACGAGAACAGTGACAACCACGGGTACAATTGGGTTTGGTAACGTGAGGAGTCTAAACTACTTTCTAACCGAATACAAAAAACTTGAAGGAAAACATAACTTCGACACCTACAAGCAATATGTTGGAGAGGCCTATTTTTTCAAAGCCTTAACTTATTTCAGTTTTTTGAAAACATATGGGGATATTCCTTGGGTTGACGTAGTTTATGGTACAACTTCACCTGAGCTATATAGTTCACGTACAGCTCGTAACATCGTTGCTGACAGGATTTTAGGTTGCTTAGATACGGCAGTAATGTATTTGAGTGCTGATAAAACAAATGGATACTCTAGAGTCAATAAATGGATGGCACTTTTGGTTCAAAGTCGAGTAGCATTATATGAGGGTTCATGGCAAAAATATCACAACGGTACGCCTTTCGGTGTTCAAAATGCAAATCCTAACAAGTATTTTGAAATTGCCGTTAAAGCCGCGGGAGATTTAATGAACTCAGGACTATATAGCACATACAATACAGGAAAGCCAACTACTGACTATTATGATTTGTTCACCAAGCGTGATTACACAGGTAACCCTGAAGTGCTATTCTGGCGTCGCTATGATAATGATCTATCGCGAGGAGATGCAGACTTCACCAACGACCGAAACTTTAGAATGGCGCAGCCAACAGGTCGATCAATGGCTAAAGAGACAGTAGATCAATATTTATGCACAGATGGGAGACCAATAACTGGGAATAGCCTTTTTGGAGGATATACAACGATTAGCCAGGAGTTTGAAAATCGTGATCCAAGACTTAGACAGACGATTGCTACACCAGATCAAGTCTGGAAAATTGCCGCAAATGGAACTTCTCAAAATTGGTCTGTTGTCTATAACACTTTAAATTCTAAAGCAGATTTGGAATCACCTAGTGGCTATGTCATTCAGAAAGGATATGATCCGCATGTTATTTATCATGTTCAGCAATATGAAGAAACACCATCGATATTGTTTCGATACGCCGAGGTATTGTTGAATTATATCGAAGCGAAAGCAGAATTGGGCTCGGCAACACAAGCTGACATCGATAAAACAATTAAACCGCTAAGAGATAGAGCAGGAATGCCTAACCTTCTAGTTGGTAGTATTCCAAATGATCCGAAATGGGATTTTCCAACACTTTCACCATTGTTGAATGAAATCCGACGTGAGCGTCGTATCGAATTAGTAGGTGAGGGATTCCGTTGGGATGATATCGCTCGTTGGGCGGCGGCAGATGAGCTGATTGTCGGAAAACGACCAAAAGGTTTCTTAGCAAGCCAAATCGCAACAAATCCATTTTCAGTTGATCAAAATGGATTCTTAGATCCTTATCAAAAAGCAGTACCGACTGGATATGGATTCAAATTAGGTAGAGATTATTTAACGTCTATTCCAGAAAGTGAGATTGTCTTAAATGATAAATTAACTCAAAACCCTGGATGGTAA